One stretch of Amycolatopsis tolypomycina DNA includes these proteins:
- a CDS encoding cellulose binding domain-containing protein: MGTAPAQAAAGCRVTYQVASQWQGGFTADVDVTNLGDPVTGWQLTWSFGAGQRVTQLWNGTVAQSGAQVTVGNAGWNGTLGAGASAGLGFLGSWTGANPVPTDFALNGTRCNGPTPTPTPTTTTTTPPADSLARTHTVGRVKVAGDVAQYTWPGIYFEGRFRGTGVGVVLNDATNDYDVQVDGTTVATLVTPGRTTYQVRGLTDAEHRVRLVKRTESPWAAGEFGGFVASPGGEILAKPAARSRQIEFIGDSLTAGYGNLSTTRDCSGNGGIDRNTDTDLSYGALTARGLDADYQINAQSGRGMVRNYNGGDPGTDFRTAYDRTLQNAAADVWHNPATWRPQLVVVALGTNDFSTAINPGEPWTPDSLVAAYQSAYQGFLGKLRAQYGAEAIIVVGATNLYAQPAQQVVTDRNARGDSRVRFWNFDDPGLDHLGCDWHFSLADHRLISGSLARYVAGLPLTW; encoded by the coding sequence GTGGGCACCGCCCCCGCCCAGGCCGCCGCGGGCTGCCGGGTGACCTACCAGGTCGCGAGTCAGTGGCAGGGTGGCTTCACCGCGGACGTCGACGTCACCAACCTCGGCGATCCGGTCACCGGCTGGCAGCTGACCTGGTCGTTCGGCGCGGGCCAGCGGGTGACCCAGCTGTGGAACGGCACCGTCGCCCAGTCCGGCGCGCAGGTGACGGTCGGCAACGCCGGCTGGAACGGCACCCTCGGCGCCGGCGCGAGTGCCGGGCTCGGGTTCCTCGGCTCGTGGACCGGTGCCAACCCCGTTCCCACGGACTTCGCGCTCAACGGCACCCGGTGCAACGGCCCGACACCGACACCGACACCGACAACGACCACCACCACGCCGCCGGCGGACTCGCTCGCCCGGACGCACACCGTCGGCCGGGTCAAGGTCGCCGGGGATGTCGCGCAGTACACCTGGCCGGGCATCTACTTCGAAGGCCGGTTCCGCGGCACCGGTGTCGGCGTCGTGCTCAACGACGCCACCAACGACTACGACGTCCAGGTCGACGGCACCACGGTCGCCACCCTCGTCACGCCCGGCCGGACCACCTACCAGGTCCGGGGGCTGACCGATGCCGAACACCGCGTGCGGCTGGTCAAACGAACCGAAAGCCCGTGGGCCGCGGGGGAGTTCGGCGGCTTCGTCGCGTCACCCGGCGGCGAGATCCTCGCCAAGCCCGCCGCCCGCAGCCGGCAGATCGAGTTCATCGGCGACTCCCTGACCGCCGGCTACGGCAACCTCTCCACCACCCGGGACTGCTCGGGCAACGGCGGCATCGACCGCAACACCGACACCGACCTCAGCTACGGGGCGCTGACCGCGCGGGGCCTGGACGCCGACTACCAGATCAACGCCCAGTCCGGCCGGGGGATGGTCCGCAACTACAACGGCGGCGACCCGGGAACCGACTTCCGCACCGCCTACGACCGCACCCTGCAGAACGCCGCGGCCGACGTGTGGCACAACCCGGCCACCTGGCGGCCGCAGCTGGTCGTGGTCGCACTGGGCACCAACGACTTCAGCACGGCCATCAACCCCGGCGAACCGTGGACCCCCGACAGCCTGGTCGCCGCCTACCAGAGCGCCTACCAGGGCTTCCTCGGCAAGCTCCGTGCCCAGTACGGCGCCGAGGCGATCATCGTGGTGGGGGCGACGAACCTGTACGCCCAGCCGGCGCAGCAGGTCGTCACCGACCGCAACGCCCGCGGCGACAGCCGGGTCCGCTTCTGGAACTTCGACGACCCCGGCCTGGACCACCTCGGCTGCGACTGGCACTTCTCCCTCGCCGACCACCGCCTCATCTCCGGCTCGCTCGCCCGCTACGTCGCCGGCCTCCCGCTGACCTGGTAG
- a CDS encoding RICIN domain-containing protein: MRRHLRRPRRRGFTPMLAAVAVLLAPAVGTEPATAEAVPATSARQVDGVAAGNGAIGSVDLAGTWSFTPAGRATTSITVPGGGWYKQGFTDVNEAVYSRTVTVPDSGQPQSAWIEFGAVNHQATLSVDGRVVATRTTAFTPSNFDITAYAAPGTTHTISVAVKGRGALRTSAGKYLVPVAADWSEAVPQGIFRSAFLRTYPAVYVSDTFVRTSVANQSLTYDVSVTNTSAAARTVTLTGALASDGGGPFAYPALPSRAVSVPARSTATVTVGPVAWTLGTASYWWPNVPYRPGYRAQLHRLSVHAVTDEGRTSDTAYRFGFRESRQNGEYFELNGVRVNYRGDNLQGADYDRIDHGGKGDAYDTLPGFLPPSPGNPGWPQAVDNYQRLNFNVVRIHQEPASPYMLDVADELGLMIIDESGVRGGAEDFVAGHDNMVGHVRALTLRDRNHPAVVRWSQANEPSFSNDSEQFEQDLYAAMNGADGTRPISVDAAPGADSPGRYPNMNYPNFAIFAHYLDGTGQYGERVPSVTGRPDGEGEYIWPKCNTKQGFEWFATATAAKRGKGANDLRPYTLLSAWASVIPGVRTTDFTPEEGGHPVYGADNLTDPWSNPQFQRVQAAFNPVAAIDLPYWSASGVSDAGGSFPLPQAVPGYAANSTVTRAVTVFNDDLTGTAVDFAWSARLDSPTGAVLVSGGSTLAVPLGARVTQPVSFTAPAAGSRVYLVLSTAKAGTTTFTDTVEYFTLGGSNTGPAPGTYRVVNRNSGKPLAIAGNSTADGAKAVQQTGTATWTIATIAGGAYTLRNTASGKVLDVNGSATTAGLQLQQWTANGGTNQQWYLRATGDGYYTIVSHDSGLVADVYGQATTDGAQVVQWTANNGPNQQWQLTPA, translated from the coding sequence ATGCGACGACACCTCCGGCGGCCGCGCCGTCGAGGCTTCACGCCGATGCTCGCGGCCGTTGCGGTGCTGCTCGCCCCCGCCGTGGGAACGGAGCCGGCCACGGCGGAGGCGGTTCCCGCCACCTCGGCGCGACAGGTCGACGGCGTCGCCGCGGGCAACGGCGCGATCGGGTCCGTCGACCTGGCCGGGACGTGGAGCTTCACCCCGGCGGGCCGGGCGACGACGTCGATCACCGTGCCCGGTGGTGGCTGGTACAAGCAGGGTTTCACCGATGTCAACGAAGCGGTGTACTCCCGGACTGTGACCGTGCCGGACTCCGGGCAGCCGCAGTCGGCGTGGATCGAGTTCGGTGCCGTCAACCACCAGGCGACGCTGTCGGTGGACGGGCGGGTGGTCGCCACCCGGACGACGGCCTTCACCCCGTCGAACTTCGACATCACCGCCTACGCCGCCCCCGGCACCACGCACACGATCAGCGTTGCGGTGAAGGGCCGCGGGGCCTTGCGCACCAGCGCGGGCAAGTACCTGGTCCCGGTGGCCGCCGACTGGTCGGAGGCCGTGCCGCAGGGGATCTTCCGCTCGGCGTTCCTGCGGACGTACCCGGCGGTGTACGTCAGCGACACCTTCGTCCGCACGTCGGTGGCGAACCAATCCCTCACCTACGACGTGTCCGTGACGAACACCTCCGCCGCCGCCCGGACGGTGACCCTCACCGGGGCGCTCGCCTCGGACGGCGGTGGCCCGTTCGCCTACCCGGCCCTGCCGAGCCGCGCGGTGAGCGTGCCCGCCCGCTCGACGGCCACGGTGACCGTCGGCCCGGTCGCGTGGACCCTCGGCACGGCTTCGTACTGGTGGCCGAACGTGCCCTACCGGCCGGGGTACCGGGCGCAGCTGCACCGGCTTTCGGTGCACGCGGTCACCGACGAAGGGCGCACCAGCGACACCGCGTACCGGTTCGGGTTCCGCGAAAGCAGGCAGAACGGCGAGTACTTCGAACTCAACGGCGTGCGCGTCAACTACCGCGGCGACAACCTCCAGGGCGCCGACTACGACCGGATCGACCACGGCGGCAAGGGCGACGCCTACGACACGCTGCCCGGCTTCCTCCCGCCGTCACCGGGCAATCCCGGCTGGCCGCAGGCGGTCGACAACTACCAGCGGCTGAACTTCAACGTCGTCCGGATCCACCAGGAACCCGCCAGCCCGTACATGCTCGACGTCGCCGACGAGCTGGGCCTGATGATCATCGACGAGAGCGGGGTCCGCGGCGGTGCGGAGGACTTCGTTGCCGGGCACGACAACATGGTCGGCCACGTCCGGGCGTTGACGCTGCGGGACCGCAACCACCCGGCGGTCGTCCGCTGGAGCCAGGCGAACGAACCGAGTTTCTCCAACGACTCCGAGCAGTTCGAGCAGGACCTGTACGCGGCGATGAACGGCGCTGACGGCACCCGCCCGATCAGCGTGGACGCCGCGCCCGGCGCCGACTCGCCCGGCCGGTACCCGAACATGAACTACCCCAACTTCGCGATTTTCGCGCACTACCTGGACGGCACCGGCCAGTACGGCGAGCGGGTGCCGTCGGTGACCGGCCGTCCCGACGGCGAAGGCGAGTACATCTGGCCGAAGTGCAACACCAAGCAGGGCTTCGAATGGTTCGCCACGGCGACGGCCGCCAAGCGCGGCAAGGGCGCCAACGACCTGCGTCCGTACACGCTGCTGTCCGCCTGGGCGAGTGTCATCCCCGGCGTGCGGACCACGGACTTCACGCCCGAAGAGGGCGGTCACCCGGTCTACGGCGCGGACAACCTCACCGACCCGTGGAGCAACCCGCAGTTCCAGCGGGTCCAGGCCGCGTTCAACCCGGTCGCCGCGATCGACCTGCCGTACTGGTCGGCGTCCGGTGTCTCCGACGCGGGCGGGTCGTTCCCGCTGCCGCAGGCGGTGCCGGGCTACGCCGCCAACAGCACGGTGACCCGGGCCGTCACCGTCTTCAACGACGACCTCACGGGTACGGCCGTGGACTTCGCCTGGAGCGCCCGGCTCGACAGCCCGACCGGCGCGGTGCTCGTCTCCGGCGGCTCGACCCTCGCCGTCCCGCTGGGCGCACGGGTGACCCAGCCCGTGTCGTTCACCGCCCCGGCCGCCGGCTCGCGGGTGTACCTCGTGCTGTCGACCGCGAAGGCCGGCACGACGACGTTCACCGACACGGTCGAGTACTTCACCCTGGGCGGCTCGAACACCGGCCCCGCGCCGGGCACCTACCGCGTCGTCAACCGCAACAGCGGCAAGCCGCTCGCCATCGCGGGCAACTCGACGGCCGACGGCGCCAAGGCGGTTCAGCAGACCGGAACCGCGACCTGGACGATCGCCACCATCGCGGGCGGGGCCTACACCTTGCGCAACACGGCGAGCGGCAAGGTCCTCGACGTCAACGGTTCCGCCACCACCGCCGGGCTACAGCTGCAGCAGTGGACGGCCAACGGCGGCACGAACCAGCAGTGGTACCTGCGCGCCACCGGCGACGGCTACTACACGATCGTCAGCCACGACAGCGGTTTGGTGGCCGACGTGTACGGCCAAGCGACCACCGACGGCGCGCAGGTCGTCCAGTGGACGGCCAACAACGGACCCAACCAGCAGTGGCAGCTGACTCCGGCGTGA